One window from the genome of Hippoglossus hippoglossus isolate fHipHip1 chromosome 6, fHipHip1.pri, whole genome shotgun sequence encodes:
- the rep15 gene encoding rab15 effector protein, translating into MGKPNSKPTSNAFQTSKFFSSFNHTSTYTQPPSDENVAPRPSIFATLRKPPVAKPNDFIPLFNDCITAAASRTQEYLLFKDPEDKFHPTPEVLTQVFLMTYITQSLSLNMTDTFNCTAMTPEQRILLGADWVWALLQKPTKNPRIQIAVQILHLPEREDSEENGVSPEGFSESLLMAQKATGNRTMYERLVDFCASVGKDCYALFLFFGKKNDKGNIYGVLSNNFEAAIGKCDTIDRPFIENFFKGSRYLHTPSGMMQAIVTKKEGDPLTLMIKFS; encoded by the exons ATGGGCAAACCCAACAGCAAACCCACTTCGAACGCCTTCCAGACCTCCaaattcttctcctctttcaatCACACGTCAACCTACACCCAGCCCCCCTCGGATGAGAACGTGGCCCCGCGACCCAGCATCTTCGCCACGCTGAGGAAGCCCCCCGTCGCCAAGCCCAATGATTTCATACCTCTGTTCAACGACTGCATCACGGCCGCCGCGTCCAGAACTCAGGAGTACCTCCTCTTCAAAGACCCCGAGGACAAGTTCCACCCGACCCCCGAGGTGCTCACTCAG GTCTTCCTGATGACCTACATAACCCAGAGTCTCAGCCTCAACATGACAGACACCTTCAACTGCACCGCCATGACCCCCGAGCAGCGCATCCTCCTCGGGGCCGACTGGGTCTGGGCCTTGCTGCAGAAGCCCACCAAGAACCCTCGGATCCAGATCGCCGTGCAGATCCTGCACCTGCCGGAGAGGGAGGACTCCGAGGAGAACGGCGTCTCCCCGGAGGGCTTCAGCGAGTCCCTCCTCATGGCCCAGAAGGCGACGGGCAACAGGACCATGTACGAAAGGTTAGTGGACTTCTGCGCTTCTGTCGGCAAGGACTGCTACGCCCTCTTCTTGTTCTTCGGGAAGAAAAACGACAAGGGCAACATCTACGGCGTCCTCAGCAACAATTTCGAGGCGGCCATCGGGAAGTGCGACACGATCGACCGGCCTTTCATTGAGAACTTCTTCAAAGGTTCCCGGTATCTCCACACACCTTCAGGAATGATGCAGGCGATCGTCACCAAGAAAGAGGGAGATCCTCTTACTCTCATGATTAAATTCAGCTGA